A single region of the Arthrobacter sp. zg-Y20 genome encodes:
- the polA gene encoding DNA polymerase I, which produces MATRLAFVSESTKLAGTPLSNSDTENSGTEDSSTKSNGTDAGTAAVQLGNVNAGGHNRLLVIDGHSMAFRAFYALPAENFSTDTGQHTNAVYGFTSMLINLIKEEKPTHVAVAFDLDTPTFRSEEYTEYKGGRNKTPEEFHGQIDLIIKVMEAMRIPTLSMDGYEADDVLATLATKASAQDWDVMVVSGDRDAFQLVDDHVTVFYPKKGVSDLPRMDAAAVEAKYLVPPDKYSDLAALVGETADNLPGVPGVGPKTAAKWIKLYGGLEGILENLDAIKGKVGDSLRENIEDVKRNRRLNRLLRDLDLPVELDAMAARRPDREAIEELFDALQFNALRKRLFDVYGEEEGEASTHAEVAAPEHTVLTDAGALQDWLRATNQARTAVQLVTEGAAASRDVVGIALVTDASAAYVPLTGLDAEAEQVLAAWLANLDAPKVVHDFKEAYKSLAARGLHLAGEVDDTAISGYLIQPDRRSYELADLAQYHLKMNIVPAAAASNQLELSLGDEDAATPAVSKAFAALRLSEHFAGQLVERGANQLLGGLELPLSEVLAEMELAGIAVSSEKLDRLLDDFSATITHASDEAFRIIGKEINLGSPKQLQAVLFDELGLPKTKKIKTGYSTDADALTDLIVKTGHPFLEQLLAFRDASKLRSTVEGLRKAVADDGRIHTTYAQTVAATGRLSSVNPNLQNIPIRSEEGRRIREVFVVGNGYDSLLTADYSQIEMRIMAHLSGDEGLISAFRAGEDLHRFVGSHVFNVAPEEVTSAMRSKVKAMSYGLVYGLSSFGLSKQLAIPVDEARTLIRDYFERFGAVRDYLRGVVEQARKDGFTSTIEGRRRYLPDLSSDNRQLREMAERAALNAPIQGSAADIIKKAMLGVDSELKAQGLKSRMLLQVHDELVLEVAPGERDAVEKLVRTQMGAAADLSVPLDVSVGQGVSWHEAGH; this is translated from the coding sequence ATGGCAACTAGGCTTGCATTTGTGAGTGAATCTACCAAACTGGCCGGCACCCCCCTTAGCAACAGCGACACCGAAAACAGCGGCACCGAGGACAGCAGCACCAAAAGCAACGGCACGGACGCCGGCACTGCAGCGGTTCAGCTCGGGAACGTGAATGCCGGGGGACACAACCGGTTGCTGGTGATTGACGGTCACTCCATGGCTTTCCGGGCCTTCTACGCCCTCCCGGCCGAGAACTTCTCCACCGACACGGGCCAGCACACCAACGCGGTGTACGGATTCACCTCCATGTTGATCAACCTGATCAAAGAAGAGAAGCCCACCCACGTGGCGGTGGCCTTTGACCTGGACACGCCGACGTTCCGCTCCGAGGAGTACACCGAGTACAAGGGCGGCCGGAACAAGACGCCCGAGGAGTTCCACGGGCAGATTGACCTGATTATCAAGGTCATGGAGGCCATGCGCATTCCTACCCTTTCCATGGACGGCTACGAAGCGGACGACGTGCTTGCAACCCTCGCCACCAAGGCGTCGGCGCAGGACTGGGACGTGATGGTGGTCTCCGGTGACCGCGATGCCTTCCAACTGGTGGATGACCACGTCACCGTGTTCTACCCCAAGAAGGGGGTATCCGATCTGCCCCGGATGGATGCCGCGGCGGTCGAAGCGAAGTACCTGGTGCCGCCGGACAAGTACTCCGACCTTGCCGCGCTGGTGGGCGAGACAGCGGACAACCTGCCGGGCGTTCCCGGTGTTGGACCCAAGACGGCGGCAAAGTGGATTAAGCTCTACGGCGGCCTCGAGGGGATCCTCGAGAATTTGGACGCCATCAAGGGCAAGGTTGGCGATTCCCTGCGCGAGAACATCGAAGATGTTAAGCGGAACCGGCGCCTGAACCGGCTGCTGCGGGATCTGGACCTGCCCGTGGAGCTCGACGCGATGGCTGCCCGGCGCCCGGACCGGGAGGCCATCGAGGAACTCTTCGACGCACTGCAGTTCAACGCGCTGCGCAAGCGGCTCTTCGACGTTTACGGGGAAGAGGAAGGCGAGGCCAGCACCCATGCCGAAGTGGCTGCCCCCGAACACACTGTCCTGACGGACGCCGGTGCCCTGCAGGACTGGCTGCGGGCCACTAACCAGGCCCGCACCGCCGTGCAGCTTGTGACCGAAGGAGCGGCCGCGTCCCGCGACGTCGTCGGCATCGCCCTGGTGACCGACGCCTCCGCGGCCTATGTGCCGCTGACCGGGCTCGACGCCGAGGCCGAGCAGGTGCTCGCAGCATGGCTGGCGAACCTGGATGCTCCCAAGGTGGTTCACGATTTCAAGGAGGCCTACAAGTCACTGGCCGCCCGCGGGCTGCACCTGGCCGGGGAAGTGGATGACACCGCCATTTCCGGCTACCTGATCCAGCCGGACCGCCGCAGCTACGAACTGGCGGACCTGGCCCAGTACCACCTGAAGATGAACATTGTTCCGGCGGCAGCAGCGAGCAACCAGCTGGAACTGTCCCTGGGCGATGAAGATGCAGCCACGCCCGCCGTATCCAAGGCCTTCGCGGCACTGCGCCTGAGCGAGCACTTCGCCGGCCAGCTCGTGGAGCGCGGAGCCAACCAGCTGCTGGGCGGCCTGGAGCTGCCGCTGTCCGAGGTGCTGGCCGAAATGGAACTGGCCGGTATTGCCGTGTCCTCCGAGAAGCTGGACCGCCTGCTGGATGACTTCAGCGCCACCATCACGCACGCCAGCGACGAAGCCTTCCGGATCATCGGCAAGGAAATCAACCTCGGTTCGCCCAAGCAGCTGCAGGCGGTCCTCTTTGATGAACTGGGCCTGCCGAAGACCAAGAAAATCAAGACCGGCTACTCCACCGACGCAGACGCGCTGACGGACCTGATCGTCAAGACCGGGCACCCTTTCCTTGAGCAGCTCCTGGCCTTCCGAGACGCGTCCAAGCTGCGCTCCACCGTCGAGGGACTGCGCAAAGCCGTTGCCGACGACGGCCGCATCCACACCACGTACGCCCAAACGGTGGCGGCCACCGGACGCCTGTCCTCGGTGAACCCGAACCTGCAGAACATTCCGATCCGCTCGGAGGAGGGCCGCCGCATCCGCGAGGTGTTCGTGGTGGGCAACGGCTACGACTCGCTGCTTACCGCCGACTACTCGCAGATCGAAATGCGGATCATGGCCCACCTTTCCGGTGACGAAGGGCTGATTTCCGCCTTCCGTGCCGGCGAGGACCTGCACCGCTTTGTAGGCTCGCACGTGTTCAACGTGGCCCCCGAAGAAGTAACCAGCGCCATGCGTTCCAAGGTCAAGGCCATGTCTTACGGCCTGGTCTACGGGCTGAGCTCCTTCGGCCTGTCCAAGCAGCTGGCCATCCCGGTCGATGAAGCCCGGACCCTGATCCGGGACTACTTCGAACGCTTCGGAGCCGTGCGCGACTACCTGCGCGGCGTCGTCGAGCAGGCCCGCAAGGACGGCTTCACCTCCACCATCGAGGGGCGCCGGCGCTACCTGCCGGACCTTTCCAGCGACAACCGGCAGCTGCGCGAAATGGCTGAGCGTGCTGCCTTGAATGCCCCCATCCAGGGCTCCGCGGCGGACATCATCAAGAAGGCCATGCTGGGCGTGGACAGTGAACTCAAGGCCCAGGGCCTGAAATCCCGGATGCTGCTGCAGGTCCATGATGAACTGGTGCTCGAAGTCGCTCCCGGCGAGCGGGACGCGGTGGAAAAGCTGGTCCGCACGCAGATGGGCGCGGCGGCGGACCTGTCTGTGCCGCTGGATGTCTCGGTTGGTCAGGGCGTCAGCTGGCACGAAGCCGGCCACTAA